The proteins below come from a single Streptomyces sp. B3I8 genomic window:
- a CDS encoding bifunctional glycosyltransferase family 2 protein/CDP-glycerol:glycerophosphate glycerophosphotransferase produces MPRFSVIVPAYKVQAHLHACLRSVLEQSYPDLELLAVDDCSPDSCGAIIDEFAARDARIVPLHLPRNAGSGPARNAGLARACGDYVVLLDGDDSLTPGALEAIAVRLKETEEPDVLLYGHAYALWTGEEAPDPFGARLSAAGTGPEPGSGPGPVPSFRLEDRPDLLELPPVVWNKAYRRDFLERELLLFPPGGHGDPAWTYPVLLTAKTIAPLDRVCVHRRQGRHHGAGDRAGAGASYPGAHFPGTGGARPFDVFAQYDRVFARLADRPDLARWHPVVFHRMVDHLTALFDGCGRQLPRGARAEFLRRARAHCRRHRVRRGGPRRAGIGSLPGPALPGPTLPAPALPGAGLRVRRLLVRLGSRRTYRLVSLAAHHGRRTRHAAASVGRGLAEAVRRLHYRTQRLLPVRADRAVFASHGGHAYGCSPGALEAAFRELAPHIRTTWIARPEYRHTVPPDTRGVRPGSFAYWTALARSHYLVGNAPFDARLRKRPGQIVVQTQAGTPLKRVGLDVRDRPAVVREGEVERLLRDADRWDYVLSGNRHSTLVWERAFPAAFTILEYGLPRTDRFHRASAEDTARLRAALGIPAHTVAVLYAPTFRDYRRTPYRPLDPERLLRRLGPGFVLLTRAHPAYGEPMVRAGDVPGLIDVSDVGGTDGTDGTGGHLSVEALCLASDALLTDYSSLMFDYAGLDRPVVIHTEDREAYEAARGTYFDLRTFPPGEVAHSEDEVVDAFLSGRYGGVRAARRRAAFRERFCPYDDGRAAERVVRHVVFGERGLAAGRPPGGAGL; encoded by the coding sequence GTGCCCAGGTTCAGTGTCATCGTCCCCGCGTACAAGGTGCAGGCCCACCTGCACGCCTGCCTGCGGTCCGTGCTGGAGCAGTCCTACCCGGACCTCGAACTGCTCGCGGTCGACGACTGCTCGCCGGACTCGTGCGGCGCGATCATCGACGAGTTCGCGGCCCGCGACGCCCGGATCGTGCCCCTCCACCTCCCGCGCAACGCCGGTTCAGGCCCGGCGCGCAACGCCGGGCTGGCGCGGGCGTGCGGCGACTACGTCGTCCTGCTGGACGGCGACGACAGCCTGACGCCGGGCGCGCTGGAGGCCATCGCCGTACGGCTGAAGGAGACGGAGGAGCCGGACGTCCTGCTCTACGGCCACGCCTACGCCCTGTGGACGGGCGAGGAGGCACCCGACCCGTTCGGCGCCCGGCTCTCCGCCGCAGGAACCGGGCCCGAACCCGGATCCGGTCCCGGGCCGGTGCCGTCGTTCCGTCTGGAGGACCGTCCCGACCTGCTGGAACTACCGCCGGTGGTGTGGAACAAGGCGTACCGGCGGGACTTCCTCGAACGGGAACTGCTGCTCTTCCCGCCCGGCGGGCACGGCGACCCGGCGTGGACGTACCCGGTGCTCCTGACGGCGAAGACGATCGCCCCGCTGGACCGGGTGTGCGTCCACCGCCGGCAGGGACGCCACCACGGGGCGGGCGACCGGGCGGGCGCCGGGGCGTCGTACCCCGGTGCCCACTTCCCCGGCACGGGAGGCGCGCGGCCGTTCGACGTGTTCGCGCAGTACGACCGGGTCTTCGCGCGGCTCGCCGACCGCCCCGATCTGGCGCGCTGGCACCCGGTGGTGTTCCACCGCATGGTCGACCACCTGACGGCACTGTTCGACGGGTGCGGACGGCAGCTTCCACGCGGGGCGCGCGCGGAGTTCCTGCGCCGGGCGCGCGCCCACTGCCGACGCCACCGGGTGCGCCGCGGAGGTCCGCGGCGGGCGGGAATCGGCTCGCTCCCCGGACCGGCCCTCCCCGGTCCCACACTCCCCGCACCCGCGCTGCCCGGTGCCGGTCTGCGGGTGCGGCGGCTGCTGGTGCGACTCGGGAGCCGCCGGACGTACCGGCTGGTGTCGCTCGCCGCCCACCACGGGCGGCGGACCCGGCACGCGGCCGCGTCGGTGGGCCGCGGGCTGGCCGAGGCGGTGCGGCGGCTGCACTACCGCACTCAGCGGCTGCTGCCCGTGCGGGCCGACCGCGCGGTGTTCGCCAGCCACGGCGGGCACGCCTACGGCTGCAGTCCGGGCGCGCTGGAGGCCGCGTTCCGGGAGCTCGCGCCGCACATCCGTACGACGTGGATCGCGCGCCCCGAGTACCGGCACACCGTCCCGCCGGACACGCGGGGCGTGCGCCCCGGCTCGTTCGCGTACTGGACGGCGCTCGCCCGCTCGCACTACCTCGTCGGCAACGCGCCCTTCGACGCGCGGCTGCGCAAGCGGCCCGGCCAGATCGTGGTCCAGACGCAGGCGGGCACCCCGCTCAAGCGCGTGGGCCTGGACGTCCGGGACCGTCCGGCCGTCGTCCGGGAGGGCGAGGTGGAGCGGTTGCTGCGCGACGCGGACCGGTGGGACTACGTGCTCTCCGGCAACCGTCACTCCACCCTGGTGTGGGAGCGCGCCTTCCCCGCCGCGTTCACCATCCTGGAGTACGGGCTGCCGCGCACCGACCGCTTCCACCGGGCGAGCGCCGAGGACACGGCCCGGCTGCGCGCCGCCCTGGGCATCCCCGCGCACACGGTGGCCGTGCTGTACGCGCCGACGTTCCGCGACTACCGGCGCACCCCGTACCGGCCGCTCGACCCGGAGCGGCTGCTGCGCCGGCTCGGCCCGGGCTTCGTCCTGCTGACCCGGGCGCACCCGGCGTACGGCGAGCCGATGGTGCGCGCCGGTGACGTGCCGGGACTCATCGACGTCAGCGACGTCGGCGGCACCGATGGCACCGATGGCACCGGCGGCCACCTGAGCGTGGAGGCGCTCTGCCTCGCCTCGGACGCGCTCCTCACGGACTACTCGTCGCTGATGTTCGACTACGCGGGCCTCGACCGCCCCGTCGTGATCCACACGGAGGACCGAGAGGCCTACGAGGCGGCCCGAGGGACCTACTTCGACCTGCGGACGTTCCCGCCGGGCGAGGTGGCGCACAGCGAGGACGAGGTGGTCGACGCCTTCCTCTCCGGGCGCTACGGCGGGGTGCGGGCGGCTCGACGGCGGGCCGCGTTCCGTGAGCGGTTCTGCCCGTACGACGACGGACGGGCGGCGGAGCGCGTCGTACGGCACGTGGTGTTCGGCGAGCGGGGGCTCGCGGCGGGGCGCCCGCCGGGTGGGGCGGGGCTGTGA
- a CDS encoding carbohydrate ABC transporter permease, whose amino-acid sequence MTAEAGGIGTAAPASAPPPAGVVGARRSWAARLTEGVSGGLLRAFLLVVGLFWLVPTIGLLLASLRKPEDMSASGWWKVFSQPSQLTFDSYQKLLENGDITDSLWNTVLITVPATVLVVLIGSLAGYAFAWMEFPGRDWWFLGVVGLLVVPVQVALIPIAELFGKIGLFGTITGVVLFHVGFGLPFAVFLLRNFFAEIPRELLEAARLDGAGELRLFLRVVMPLGGPAIASLGIFQFLWVWNDMLVALVFTKAGTQPITVALQTQVRQFGSNIDVLAPGAFISMVIPLAVFFAFQRQFVSGVMAGAVK is encoded by the coding sequence ATGACGGCCGAGGCCGGAGGAATCGGTACGGCGGCACCCGCGTCCGCGCCGCCGCCCGCCGGCGTCGTCGGGGCCCGGCGGTCCTGGGCGGCGCGGCTCACCGAAGGGGTCAGCGGCGGACTGCTGCGGGCCTTCCTGCTCGTCGTCGGCCTGTTCTGGCTGGTGCCGACGATCGGTCTGCTGCTCGCCTCGCTGCGCAAGCCGGAGGACATGAGCGCCTCCGGGTGGTGGAAGGTGTTCAGCCAGCCCTCCCAACTGACGTTCGACAGCTACCAGAAGCTCCTGGAGAACGGTGACATCACCGACTCCCTGTGGAACACGGTGCTGATCACGGTGCCGGCGACGGTCCTGGTCGTGCTGATCGGTTCGCTGGCCGGGTACGCCTTCGCGTGGATGGAGTTCCCGGGCCGCGACTGGTGGTTCCTCGGCGTGGTCGGGCTGCTCGTGGTGCCGGTGCAGGTGGCGCTCATCCCGATCGCCGAACTGTTCGGCAAGATCGGGCTCTTCGGCACGATCACCGGGGTGGTGCTGTTCCACGTCGGCTTCGGGCTGCCGTTCGCGGTGTTCCTGCTGCGGAACTTCTTCGCGGAGATCCCGCGCGAACTGCTGGAGGCGGCCCGCCTCGACGGGGCGGGTGAACTGCGGCTGTTCCTGCGGGTGGTGATGCCGCTGGGCGGGCCGGCCATCGCCAGCCTGGGCATCTTCCAGTTCCTGTGGGTGTGGAACGACATGCTGGTCGCGCTGGTGTTCACCAAGGCGGGCACGCAGCCGATCACGGTCGCCCTGCAGACGCAGGTGCGGCAGTTCGGCAGCAACATCGACGTCCTGGCGCCCGGCGCCTTCATCTCGATGGTGATCCCACTGGCCGTGTTCTTCGCGTTCCAGCGGCAGTTCGTGTCCGGGGTGATGGCGGGGGCGGTGAAGTAG
- a CDS encoding ABC transporter substrate-binding protein has product MRSTRSSRFGTVHTDIDSTLHSDRTFRTGRTSRTVRPSASVRSGGRTTRVAAVLLATALALAVTGCGGDDDSGGSTKPSASGDGNGGSTVQLPKLDGQSLEVAAVWTGGEQKNFKKVLAEFEKRTGAKVTFVPAQDPIINFLGSKVAGGQPPDVALLPQPGAIKQAVDKGWAKPLGAEATKELAENYSQGWQDIGKVGGKQYGAYYKAANKSLIWYNAKVFENAGANEPKSWKDLLSTARTVYDSGVTPFSVGGADGWTLTDWFENVYLSQAGPEQYDQLAQHKIKWTDPSVKQALTTLAQIWGKKDYVAGGAKGALGTAFPESVTQTFTGGDQPKAGMVYEGDFAQVNIGETKARIGTDAKVFPFPAVGDTAPVVSGGDAAVILKDSKAAQALVTFLASPDAATIQAELGGYLSPNKNVPESAYPNAVQRKIAKALVAAGDDFRFDMSDQAPQAFGGTPGKGEWKELQDFLTNPKDVAGAQQKLEAAAAKAYGSGR; this is encoded by the coding sequence ATGCGCAGCACCAGGAGCAGCAGGTTCGGCACCGTCCATACCGACATCGACAGCACCCTCCACAGCGACCGCACCTTCCGTACCGGAAGAACCTCACGCACCGTGAGACCAAGCGCCTCGGTCAGGTCCGGCGGGCGGACCACCAGGGTCGCCGCCGTCCTCCTCGCCACCGCCCTCGCGCTCGCCGTCACCGGCTGCGGCGGGGACGACGACAGCGGCGGGAGCACCAAGCCCAGCGCCTCCGGTGACGGCAACGGCGGGTCCACCGTCCAGTTGCCCAAGCTGGACGGGCAGAGCCTGGAGGTCGCCGCCGTGTGGACCGGCGGCGAGCAGAAGAACTTCAAGAAGGTCCTCGCCGAGTTCGAGAAGCGCACCGGCGCCAAGGTCACGTTCGTGCCCGCCCAGGACCCGATCATCAACTTCCTGGGCTCGAAGGTGGCCGGCGGCCAACCACCGGACGTCGCGCTGCTGCCGCAGCCCGGCGCGATCAAGCAGGCCGTGGACAAGGGCTGGGCCAAGCCGCTCGGCGCGGAGGCGACGAAGGAGCTCGCCGAGAACTACTCGCAGGGCTGGCAGGACATCGGCAAGGTCGGCGGCAAGCAGTACGGCGCCTACTACAAGGCCGCCAACAAGTCCCTGATCTGGTACAACGCCAAGGTCTTCGAGAACGCGGGGGCGAACGAGCCGAAGTCGTGGAAGGACCTGCTGAGCACCGCGCGGACCGTCTACGACTCCGGTGTCACCCCCTTCTCCGTGGGCGGCGCGGACGGCTGGACACTCACCGACTGGTTCGAGAACGTCTATCTCTCCCAGGCCGGCCCGGAGCAGTACGACCAGCTCGCCCAGCACAAGATCAAGTGGACCGACCCCTCGGTCAAGCAGGCGCTGACCACGCTCGCGCAGATCTGGGGCAAGAAGGACTACGTCGCGGGCGGCGCGAAGGGCGCGTTGGGCACGGCGTTCCCCGAGTCGGTCACCCAGACCTTCACCGGCGGCGACCAGCCGAAGGCCGGCATGGTCTACGAGGGCGACTTCGCGCAGGTCAACATCGGTGAGACCAAGGCGAGGATCGGCACGGACGCCAAGGTGTTCCCGTTCCCGGCCGTGGGCGACACCGCGCCCGTGGTCAGCGGCGGCGACGCGGCCGTCATCCTCAAGGACTCCAAGGCCGCGCAGGCCCTGGTGACGTTCCTGGCCTCGCCGGACGCGGCCACGATCCAGGCCGAGCTGGGCGGTTACCTCTCCCCCAACAAGAACGTGCCCGAGTCGGCGTATCCGAACGCTGTGCAGCGGAAGATCGCCAAGGCGCTGGTCGCGGCCGGTGACGACTTCCGGTTCGACATGTCCGACCAGGCCCCGCAGGCGTTCGGCGGCACGCCCGGCAAGGGCGAATGGAAGGAGTTGCAGGACTTCCTGACGAACCCGAAGGACGTGGCCGGCGCGCAGCAGAAGCTGGAGGCCGCTGCGGCCAAGGCGTACGGGAGCGGGCGTTGA
- a CDS encoding FHA domain-containing protein, with amino-acid sequence MQIRLTVVDPLGPPAEPGARAASRDVLVTAPAGTALAAVVADLVSAVGGGDGPAVLYAGAERLDPQRRTLGEPPLTDGAVLSLGAPVEPGPEAADDVSAELHVVAGPDAGGVHLLHGGQIRVGRSADADVPLDDPDVSRLHCAVTVAPDGRVTVADLGSTNGTALDGVRVTDRPVRLVPGALLRLGESTLRLAPPGGVPAVPTTPDGEGHTRIRVTGAPSGAGAGAVAGAPGDAGAAAPRPAGASAGRPEHGPTADGQAAPGAYGTGTPGPHGHPAGEPAGASGTSGASGHTDASGHTDAYGGGAGAVTRGGEERLGRGGTAAGRARDLDPDHHYDRDRDRDRDGDRANGFGGPDGHDGPYGFGQGADVGGRSGDARGRAGTPVRGTDVPDASNTTEVPGSRDPGAGTRRRGGLAAWARRLAGGRDEATAGSGPTGHAEGVAPTLPHRPQGPEKWPDPAVLLLTALRPGPRLWERGPLHPEALTVRLGTADLPAVPDGTGPLLAVPVTTGLREVGSLGLAGPRARLGGLARAVLAQLAALHSPDTLEIVLISADRARPVEERTAEWSWLGWLPHLVPAHGQDCRLLLAHDRDQATARTTELLRRLDDRLAEFSSGAAPRVPHQGGPGDEDETARRPSWARDAAAPAEPYAGPRTVLVVDGDPGGADVREGVVRLVREGPQAGIHVICLAETAAASPTTPAARTYQAVCAESPTFRECGAVALLSGDVATAVRILRVAPHAEPGAGDSAAPHPGDGPGAPTPRARAPRPGHAAEGRVADPSAVPRPRGAHEPHGAHGTHDAHTAHGGHGGHSSASASDPSYDPQATHHDRTGRDPRDAASGGRIRRSPVSEGTVAAVDAVSLAWAERFARALAPLRTDGPAAGTLPHPRISAPLPRTARLLDELGLARATPPSLMARWAAAADDTESLGGRAWAVLGAGPRGPVVVDLAADGPHLLVEGPSGSGRTELLRAVVASLAAAERPDRLGLVLIDGRDCGPHASGADGGLRLCTDLPHVTTHLAANDPVRMRQFAQSLSAELKRRAELLGRLDFAEWHTQQAVSRRLVPQRAASGPGRRPMAVDGTSGATSGGAPSEPAASGAGAADLESPPSATLRLRPPAARRAAEPGPALARLVVVVDDLDALLSPALGSPGRPSAGSVVRALEAVARDGERLGVHLVAATEVDGDRTFRTEPGRAAGLRVRLRTPAQGADEPAPGSGRLTYAHGAQGTPGTEDRDLNPDRDRDMRATEFQGGRVTGRIPRTATVRPTVAPVEWERMGDPPVRRTVRELGNGPTDLALLASALERAARSVSATGVPPLL; translated from the coding sequence ATGCAGATCCGGCTGACCGTCGTTGACCCGCTGGGCCCGCCCGCGGAGCCGGGAGCGCGCGCCGCGAGCCGCGACGTACTGGTCACCGCCCCCGCCGGGACGGCGCTGGCCGCGGTGGTCGCGGACCTCGTCTCGGCGGTGGGCGGCGGGGACGGCCCGGCGGTGCTGTACGCGGGAGCGGAACGGCTCGACCCGCAGCGCCGCACGCTGGGCGAGCCGCCCCTCACGGACGGCGCCGTGCTGTCGCTGGGCGCTCCCGTGGAGCCGGGCCCCGAGGCGGCGGACGACGTCTCGGCGGAGCTGCACGTGGTGGCGGGTCCGGACGCGGGCGGGGTGCATCTGCTGCACGGCGGACAGATCAGGGTGGGCCGCTCGGCCGACGCCGACGTCCCGCTCGACGATCCCGACGTCTCCCGCCTGCACTGCGCGGTCACCGTCGCGCCCGACGGCCGGGTCACGGTCGCCGACCTCGGCTCCACCAACGGCACGGCACTGGACGGCGTCCGCGTCACCGACCGCCCGGTGCGGCTGGTCCCGGGTGCGCTCCTGCGCCTCGGCGAGTCGACGCTGCGGCTGGCACCGCCGGGCGGCGTGCCGGCGGTCCCGACGACACCGGACGGCGAGGGGCACACACGGATACGGGTCACCGGCGCCCCTTCCGGTGCGGGTGCGGGTGCGGTGGCGGGTGCGCCCGGGGACGCGGGGGCCGCCGCCCCGCGACCGGCCGGCGCGTCCGCCGGCCGCCCGGAGCACGGTCCGACGGCGGACGGGCAGGCGGCGCCGGGGGCGTACGGGACCGGAACGCCGGGCCCGCACGGGCACCCGGCGGGCGAACCGGCCGGCGCGTCGGGCACGTCCGGTGCGTCCGGCCACACCGATGCGTCCGGCCACACCGATGCGTACGGCGGCGGTGCGGGGGCCGTCACCCGGGGCGGCGAGGAGCGCCTCGGGAGGGGTGGCACGGCCGCCGGTCGCGCCCGAGACCTCGACCCCGATCACCACTACGACCGTGACCGGGACCGGGACCGGGACGGCGACCGCGCGAACGGTTTCGGCGGGCCCGACGGCCATGACGGTCCGTACGGTTTCGGCCAGGGAGCCGATGTCGGCGGCCGGAGCGGCGACGCCCGGGGGCGCGCGGGGACGCCCGTCCGCGGCACCGACGTGCCGGACGCGTCGAACACGACGGAGGTGCCGGGCTCCCGTGACCCCGGCGCCGGGACCCGACGGCGCGGCGGGCTCGCCGCGTGGGCCCGGCGGCTGGCCGGGGGACGGGACGAGGCCACCGCGGGCAGCGGGCCGACCGGTCACGCCGAGGGCGTCGCCCCGACCCTGCCGCACCGCCCGCAGGGACCCGAGAAATGGCCGGATCCCGCCGTGCTGCTGCTGACCGCGCTCCGGCCGGGGCCCCGGCTGTGGGAGCGCGGGCCGCTGCACCCGGAGGCGCTCACCGTGCGGCTCGGCACCGCCGATCTGCCCGCCGTACCCGACGGCACCGGCCCGCTGCTCGCCGTACCGGTGACCACCGGGCTGCGCGAGGTCGGCTCCCTCGGGCTGGCCGGACCCCGCGCCCGCCTCGGCGGGCTCGCCCGTGCCGTACTGGCCCAGCTCGCCGCGCTGCACTCCCCCGACACCCTGGAAATCGTCCTGATCAGCGCGGACCGCGCGCGCCCCGTCGAGGAGCGCACCGCCGAGTGGTCCTGGCTCGGCTGGCTGCCGCACCTCGTCCCCGCGCACGGCCAGGACTGCCGGCTGCTGCTCGCCCACGACCGGGACCAGGCGACGGCCCGTACGACAGAGCTGCTGCGCCGCCTCGACGACCGGCTCGCGGAGTTCTCGTCCGGCGCCGCGCCACGGGTGCCGCACCAGGGCGGCCCCGGGGACGAGGACGAGACGGCGCGGCGTCCCTCCTGGGCACGGGACGCGGCCGCGCCGGCCGAACCGTACGCCGGTCCCCGCACCGTGCTCGTGGTGGACGGCGACCCCGGCGGCGCGGACGTGCGCGAGGGCGTGGTGCGGCTGGTGCGCGAGGGGCCGCAGGCCGGGATCCACGTGATCTGCCTGGCCGAGACGGCGGCGGCCTCCCCCACCACGCCGGCCGCACGGACGTACCAGGCGGTGTGCGCGGAGTCTCCGACGTTCCGGGAGTGCGGGGCGGTCGCCCTGCTCAGCGGTGACGTGGCCACGGCGGTGCGCATCCTGCGGGTGGCGCCGCACGCGGAGCCGGGCGCCGGTGATTCCGCCGCGCCCCACCCCGGCGACGGGCCGGGCGCGCCGACCCCTCGTGCCCGTGCCCCCCGGCCCGGCCACGCCGCCGAGGGCCGCGTGGCGGACCCGTCCGCCGTTCCGCGGCCCCGCGGCGCGCACGAACCGCACGGCGCACATGGCACACATGACGCACACACCGCACATGGCGGGCACGGCGGGCACAGCTCGGCGAGTGCCTCCGACCCCTCGTACGATCCCCAGGCCACGCACCACGACCGCACCGGCCGGGATCCTCGGGACGCGGCGTCCGGCGGGCGGATACGCCGGAGCCCGGTGAGCGAGGGCACGGTCGCCGCCGTGGACGCGGTGTCCCTCGCCTGGGCCGAACGGTTCGCCCGGGCGCTCGCCCCGCTGCGGACGGACGGACCCGCCGCCGGGACGCTCCCGCATCCGCGCATCTCCGCGCCGCTGCCCCGGACGGCCCGTCTGCTGGACGAGTTGGGGCTGGCCCGGGCCACCCCGCCCTCGCTGATGGCCCGTTGGGCGGCCGCGGCCGACGACACCGAGTCGCTGGGCGGCCGCGCCTGGGCGGTGCTCGGGGCCGGGCCGCGTGGCCCGGTCGTCGTGGACCTCGCCGCCGACGGCCCGCACCTGTTGGTGGAGGGGCCGTCCGGCAGCGGCCGTACGGAGTTGCTGCGGGCGGTCGTCGCGTCCCTCGCGGCGGCCGAACGCCCGGACCGGCTCGGCCTCGTGCTGATAGACGGCCGCGACTGCGGACCGCACGCCTCCGGTGCGGACGGCGGACTGCGGCTGTGCACGGACCTCCCCCATGTCACCACCCACCTCGCGGCCAACGACCCCGTCCGGATGCGGCAGTTCGCGCAGTCGTTGAGCGCGGAGCTGAAGCGGCGTGCCGAACTGCTCGGCCGGCTGGACTTCGCCGAGTGGCACACGCAGCAGGCCGTGTCACGGCGGCTGGTGCCGCAACGCGCGGCGAGCGGGCCGGGACGGCGGCCGATGGCGGTGGACGGCACGTCCGGCGCCACCTCCGGCGGCGCGCCTTCCGAACCGGCCGCGTCCGGGGCGGGCGCCGCCGACCTGGAGTCGCCGCCGAGTGCGACCCTGCGGCTGCGGCCGCCCGCGGCACGCAGGGCCGCGGAACCGGGACCGGCGCTGGCCCGGCTGGTGGTCGTCGTGGACGACCTGGACGCACTGCTCTCGCCCGCCCTCGGCTCCCCCGGCCGGCCCTCCGCCGGTTCGGTCGTACGGGCGCTGGAGGCGGTGGCACGGGACGGGGAGCGGCTCGGGGTGCACCTGGTGGCCGCGACGGAGGTGGACGGCGACCGCACGTTCCGCACGGAACCGGGCCGGGCCGCGGGTCTGCGGGTGCGGTTGCGGACGCCCGCCCAGGGAGCGGACGAACCCGCCCCGGGAAGCGGGCGGTTGACGTACGCGCACGGGGCGCAGGGCACGCCCGGCACGGAGGACCGGGACCTGAACCCGGACCGGGACCGGGACATGCGGGCGACGGAGTTCCAGGGCGGCCGCGTCACGGGCCGCATCCCGCGCACGGCGACCGTGCGCCCCACGGTCGCCCCCGTGGAGTGGGAGCGCATGGGCGACCCGCCGGTCCGGCGCACGGTACGGGAGTTGGGCAACGGGCCCACGGATCTCGCGCTGCTCGCCAGCGCGCTCGAGCGTGCGGCCCGGTCGGTCTCCGCGACGGGGGTCCCCCCACTGCTCTGA
- a CDS encoding carbohydrate ABC transporter permease, which yields MTSAAAERVAGTPAKPPVPPRRGSVTGTRRTVAALFLLPALVLLGALVVYPIGYSVVRSFYDSSGDSFAGFDNYQDLFTDDGIRTALKNNIIWVVFAPTVATALGLVFAVLTERVRWGTAFKLVVFMPMAISMLAAGIIFRLVYDQDPDKGVANAVWVGVHDTFAQSSAFPRAHPGRQSPLVARDGGFVTRTTVHTGDTVTLPLVGVAPDKMPDDVKRAVAPKADPGKITGTTWQDFTRGKGVGTLGGVDAAEQGYAGMRIEAVDDAGKVVDSTKAAGDGTFALSAKADGARLRLPASNFKEPYNGVDWLGPSLVTPAVIGSYVWMWAGFAMVLIAAGLAGMPRELLEAARVDGANEWQVFRRVTVPLLAPVLGVVVVTLMINVLKVFDLVFIIPPGSSQDDADVLALELYRKGFAEDQPGVASAIAVFLLLLVIPVMLFNVRRLRREVRR from the coding sequence ATGACGTCGGCCGCCGCGGAGCGCGTCGCCGGGACCCCGGCGAAACCCCCCGTCCCCCCGAGGCGCGGGAGCGTGACGGGCACCCGGCGCACGGTGGCAGCGCTGTTCCTGCTGCCCGCGCTGGTGCTGCTCGGCGCGCTCGTGGTCTACCCGATCGGGTACTCGGTCGTCCGCAGTTTCTACGACTCCTCCGGCGACTCCTTCGCGGGCTTCGACAACTACCAGGACCTGTTCACCGACGACGGCATCCGCACGGCGCTGAAGAACAACATCATTTGGGTGGTGTTCGCGCCGACGGTGGCCACCGCGCTCGGCCTGGTGTTCGCGGTGCTGACCGAACGGGTGCGCTGGGGCACGGCGTTCAAGCTGGTCGTCTTCATGCCGATGGCGATCTCGATGCTCGCGGCGGGGATCATCTTCCGGCTGGTGTACGACCAGGACCCGGACAAGGGGGTCGCCAACGCGGTCTGGGTGGGCGTGCACGACACCTTCGCGCAGTCGTCGGCGTTCCCGAGGGCGCACCCGGGACGTCAGTCGCCGCTCGTCGCGCGGGACGGCGGGTTCGTGACGAGGACGACGGTGCACACGGGCGACACGGTGACCCTGCCGCTCGTCGGCGTCGCCCCCGACAAGATGCCCGACGACGTGAAGCGGGCGGTCGCCCCGAAGGCCGACCCGGGGAAGATCACCGGGACGACCTGGCAGGACTTCACGCGCGGCAAGGGCGTCGGCACACTCGGCGGGGTCGATGCCGCCGAGCAGGGGTACGCCGGCATGCGGATCGAGGCGGTCGACGACGCCGGCAAGGTCGTCGACTCCACGAAGGCCGCCGGCGACGGCACGTTCGCGCTCTCCGCGAAGGCGGACGGGGCGCGGCTGAGGCTCCCGGCGAGCAACTTCAAGGAGCCGTACAACGGCGTCGACTGGCTCGGCCCGTCCCTCGTCACCCCCGCGGTCATCGGGTCGTACGTGTGGATGTGGGCCGGGTTCGCGATGGTGCTGATCGCGGCGGGGCTGGCCGGCATGCCCCGCGAACTCCTGGAGGCGGCGCGGGTGGACGGGGCCAACGAGTGGCAGGTCTTCCGCCGGGTCACGGTGCCGCTGCTCGCGCCGGTGCTCGGGGTCGTCGTGGTCACGCTGATGATCAACGTGCTGAAGGTCTTCGACCTGGTGTTCATCATCCCGCCGGGCTCCTCGCAGGACGACGCCGACGTGCTCGCCCTGGAGCTGTACCGGAAGGGCTTCGCCGAGGACCAGCCGGGCGTCGCGAGCGCGATCGCGGTGTTCCTGCTGCTGCTGGTGATTCCGGTGATGCTCTTCAATGTGCGGCGGCTGCGGCGGGAGGTGCGGCGATGA
- a CDS encoding organic hydroperoxide resistance protein, with protein MDPLYTAVATATHGRDGRTVSSDGKLDFDLSVPVEMGGDGKGTNPEQLFAAGYAACFAGALGLVGRKAKVDVSDAAVTGEVTIGKEGEGFALAVTLRVELPENIDRETGRELVEQAHQVCPYSNATRGNVPVELVVE; from the coding sequence ATGGACCCGCTCTACACCGCCGTCGCCACCGCCACCCACGGCCGTGACGGACGCACCGTCTCCTCCGACGGCAAGCTCGACTTCGACCTCTCCGTCCCGGTGGAGATGGGCGGCGACGGCAAGGGCACCAACCCCGAGCAGCTCTTCGCCGCCGGGTACGCCGCGTGCTTCGCCGGCGCGCTCGGGCTCGTCGGCCGCAAGGCCAAGGTCGACGTGAGCGACGCGGCCGTGACCGGCGAGGTCACCATCGGCAAGGAGGGCGAGGGCTTCGCCCTGGCGGTCACCCTCCGCGTCGAACTCCCGGAGAACATCGACCGGGAGACCGGCCGCGAGCTCGTCGAGCAGGCCCACCAGGTGTGCCCCTACTCCAACGCCACGCGGGGCAACGTGCCGGTGGAGCTGGTCGTCGAGTAG